In a genomic window of Balaenoptera ricei isolate mBalRic1 chromosome 3, mBalRic1.hap2, whole genome shotgun sequence:
- the LOC132363491 gene encoding rho guanine nucleotide exchange factor 18-like produces MAVTINKMVKDLTKMAETFTRMVDALTNMEAILAKTAAPSWQIFPADCLRHPLFTHMLAHTAPMASPALNHSWPALSKLWLKRWNFKRGSEPKPCVQPFDSGAADSATKSSGGPWRPEDPDFSVMEDEQEDGIPGLLGGGESSEDFSLDLGDLQGSEYIQDLGLEVPSQNQSRGARGSGPPSEEVGEDSPFSSLAGSQGLPRRRSWERSRSCSETWQRLSLEASAANEGPCLPRTLASLALNLPGEGLQAWTQGCLSGGGTPPEAPNKECDSPEKRVRSRSVPVSFDETSSLEVFPALEVPAPAVQGLDPPVLECMEKDHVEPDHVLIVQQVLQELRQYHGARQRAHLSISPGGAHSNLTWFEFLSESEDRAGKMERSDRSARVKRRLSSLRCRVTRQKEKGKSPVLLKDKGQDARERKECVNGHQLAQGTFSGHSSCPLCGKPFLSSVLKKFDIKVSAGPGSL; encoded by the exons ATGGCAGTCACCATCAACAAGATGGTAAAAGACCTCACTAAAATGGCAGAGACTTTCACCAGGATGGTAGATGCCCTCACCAATATGGAGGCTATCCTTGCCAAGACGGCAG CCCCGTCCTGGCAGATATTCCCAGCCGATTGCCTTCGTCATCCGCTGTTCACTCACATGCTCGCACACACGGCCCCCATGGCTAGCCCAGCACTCAACCACTCCTGGCCGGCCCTCTCCAAGCTCTGGCTGAAGCGGTGGAACTTCAAGAGAG GCTCTGAGCCCAAGCCATGTGTCCAGCCCTTTGACTCTGGAGCTGCAGACTCAGCCACCAAGAGCAGCGGTGGACCCTGGAGGCCTGAGGACCCAGACTTCTCCGTCATGGAGGATGAGCAG GAGGATGGAATTCCAGGGCTGCTCGGCGGTGGCGAGAGCTCGGAGGACTTCAGCCTGGACTTGGGGGACCTTCAGGGCAGTGAGTATATCCAGGACCTGGGTCTTGAGGTCCCTTCACAAAACCAGTCTAGGGGGGCCAGGGGCAGTGGGCCCCCTAGCGAAGAAGTCGGAGAAGACTCGCCCTTCTCCAGCCTGGCAGGGTCCCAGGGCCTGCCTCGAAGACGCAGCTGGGAGAGGTCGCGGAGCTGCTCTGAGACCTGGCAGAG gCTCAGCCTCGAAGCCTCAGCTGCAAATGAGGGGCCCTGTCTCCCTCGGACACTGGCCAGCCTTGCTCTGAACCTGCCAGGAGAGGGCCTGCAGGCCTGGACCCAAGGGTGTCTGTCTGGGGGCGGAACCCCCCCAGAGGCACCAAACAAG GAATGTGACAGCCCCGAAAAAAGAGTGAGGTCACGGTCGGTTCCCGTGTCCTTCGATGAGACCAGTTCCCTGGAAGTCTTTCCGGCTTTGGAAGTGCCCGCTCCAGCGGTTCAAG GCCTGGATCCACCGGTGCTGGAGTGCATGGAAAAGGACCACGTGGAGCCAGATCATGT GCTGATTGTCCAGCAGGTGCTTCAAGAACTCCGACAGTACCATGG GGCCCGGCAGAGGGCTCACTTGTCCATCAGCCCCGGAGGAGCCCACTCAAACCTCACCTGGTTTGAGTTCCTGTCCGA GAGCGAGGACAGAGCGgggaagatggagagaagtgacAGGAGTGCCAGGGTGAAGCGCAGACTTAGTTCCCTCCGATGCCGAGTCACCAGGCAGAAGGAGAAG GGGAAGAGCCCAGTGCTTCTGAAAGACAAAGGTCAGGATGCTCGAGAGCGGAAAGAATGTGTCAACGGGCACCAGCTGGCTCAAGGAACCTTCTCTGGCCACTCCAGCTGCCCGCTGTGTGGCAAACCTTTTCTGAGCTCTG ttctgaagaagTTCgacatcaaggtgtcagcagggccaggctCCCTCTGA